Part of the Thermodesulfovibrionales bacterium genome is shown below.
ATTGAAAAAATCAGAAGACATCTTGGAGCTGATAGAACTTTTCTGGAACAGTACTCAGGATATATTTTAATGCTTCTCAGGGGTGAGCTCGGTGTCTCCTATTATACAGGAAGACCGGTTCTTGATGATATAAAGGAGAGACTACCAAATACAGCGCTTCTTGCCTTTTCAGCCATACTTATAGCTGTTCCAGCAGGACTCCTTGCAGGTTTTATAGCCGGTATAAGGCAGGGTTCGTTACTGGATAAATTGATTTCTGCTATTGCAGTTACTGGTCTTAGTATCCCTGTATTCTGGATAGGCCTTATATTAATGTATACCATAAGCCTGGAATTAAAACTCCTCCCACCATCGGGCACGGGTTTGAGATTTCTTCTGCTTCCAGCTATAACCCTTGCTATCCCGGCTGTTGGTGCCATAACCAGAATCACAAGGACTATGGTTATAGATATATCTTCCATGCCCTTTGTCAGGACAGCCATTGCAAAGGGTATAAGTCCTTTTAGGTTATACCTTGTTTATATGATGAGGAATATCATTATTCCTGTCATAACAGTAATAGGTATAGATTTTGGCAGTTATCTTAGCGGAGCTGTTCTTACTGAGACCATCTTTGGATGGAATGGGA
Proteins encoded:
- a CDS encoding ABC transporter permease, which translates into the protein MSFYIIKRIFLLIPVLLGITFISFLILRTIPGDPALVMAGERGSQEDIEKIRRHLGADRTFLEQYSGYILMLLRGELGVSYYTGRPVLDDIKERLPNTALLAFSAILIAVPAGLLAGFIAGIRQGSLLDKLISAIAVTGLSIPVFWIGLILMYTISLELKLLPPSGTGLRFLLLPAITLAIPAVGAITRITRTMVIDISSMPFVRTAIAKGISPFRLYLVYMMRNIIIPVITVIGIDFGSYLSGAVLTETIFGWNGIGRLTFEGIIKRDYPVVMGCIIISTFIFITINLLVDILYHYLDPRVRLGNNRE